The Methylomicrobium lacus LW14 genome window below encodes:
- a CDS encoding PxKF domain-containing protein — protein MNNEQSPKQFLRPLIASVISAFIVCVPAAAYAATLPALTTYTSEATWRSSVANPTLIDFDNLADGTAVTSQYPGVGFSPFNGGTPLAAAEAGPLSLPNVLSVDNLALGEGGGVSIGFASPQTGMGFWYNDAQFAGNTVTVYGASNQVLGTFELVYPHPTEWQFVGFLSSGNDITKVEIAMADVDRVTLDNVQFASPPLPTATLSSTGAAVPGAGGVFTAFPQSPALDLGGAAFLGAGSAGSFGVYFIPGEPVIPGDPIRIADLSTLIPGGTGSFTGFTDLALAAIPNEPIRVAFLGAGSGQAGVYLYDNSTIPSDPVRIADLATLIPGGTGSFTGFNAVSVSSEHTAFLGLGGTGQKGIYLASTLSKVIAAGDRLAGKTVTDLRFGRDGLSGIHLAFTAHFADGSEGVFAVQVATYPFVGFFAPVDNPPVFNKVKPGAAIPVKFSLNGNQGLAIFAPGFPKSQPIACDAAAAVDSIETTVAVGVSSLTYDATSGQYTYVWKTDKAWANSCRELLLQLNDGTQHKANFNFRLK, from the coding sequence ATGAACAACGAACAAAGTCCTAAGCAATTCTTGCGGCCGTTGATCGCCTCCGTGATTTCGGCTTTCATTGTTTGCGTCCCGGCTGCCGCGTACGCAGCCACGTTGCCGGCGCTCACGACTTACACCTCCGAAGCTACTTGGCGGAGTTCGGTCGCGAACCCGACGCTGATTGACTTCGACAATCTGGCCGATGGCACGGCGGTGACAAGCCAGTACCCCGGCGTCGGTTTTTCGCCGTTCAATGGCGGCACGCCTCTGGCGGCAGCCGAGGCAGGCCCCCTTAGCCTGCCTAACGTGCTGAGCGTCGACAACCTGGCGCTGGGCGAGGGCGGCGGCGTCAGCATCGGCTTCGCCAGCCCGCAAACGGGCATGGGTTTCTGGTACAACGACGCCCAGTTCGCGGGCAACACCGTCACGGTTTACGGGGCGTCGAATCAAGTCCTGGGCACGTTTGAACTGGTATATCCGCATCCGACCGAATGGCAATTCGTCGGCTTCCTCTCGTCCGGCAATGACATCACGAAGGTCGAGATTGCGATGGCGGATGTGGATAGGGTCACGCTGGACAATGTGCAATTCGCCTCGCCTCCATTGCCGACCGCTACGCTCTCCAGCACCGGCGCCGCCGTGCCGGGCGCGGGCGGCGTGTTCACCGCCTTTCCGCAAAGCCCGGCGCTGGACTTGGGCGGCGCCGCTTTCTTAGGAGCGGGCAGCGCCGGATCGTTCGGGGTTTATTTTATCCCTGGTGAGCCCGTAATCCCCGGTGATCCCATCCGCATCGCCGACCTGAGCACCCTGATCCCCGGCGGCACCGGCAGCTTCACCGGCTTCACCGATCTCGCGCTCGCGGCGATCCCTAACGAACCCATCCGCGTCGCCTTCTTAGGCGCAGGCAGCGGTCAGGCGGGCGTGTATCTGTATGATAATAGCACCATTCCATCCGACCCAGTCCGCATCGCCGACCTGGCCACCCTGATCCCCGGCGGCACCGGCAGCTTCACCGGCTTCAATGCCGTCTCGGTCAGCAGCGAGCACACCGCCTTCCTGGGGCTGGGGGGCACCGGCCAGAAAGGCATTTATCTCGCCAGCACGTTGAGCAAGGTGATCGCGGCCGGCGACAGGCTCGCGGGCAAGACCGTCACCGATCTGCGTTTCGGGCGCGACGGCCTCAGCGGCATCCATCTCGCCTTCACCGCGCACTTCGCCGACGGCAGCGAAGGTGTGTTCGCCGTGCAGGTCGCGACCTATCCGTTTGTAGGCTTCTTCGCGCCGGTCGACAACCCGCCGGTATTCAACAAGGTTAAGCCCGGGGCGGCGATACCGGTCAAGTTCAGCCTGAACGGCAATCAGGGCCTGGCGATCTTCGCGCCCGGATTTCCGAAATCGCAGCCGATCGCCTGCGACGCCGCAGCAGCCGTCGACAGCATCGAGACTACCGTGGCGGTCGGCGTCAGCAGCCTGACTTACGATGCGACCAGCGGCCAGTACACCTACGTGTGGAAAACCGATAAGGCCTGGGCGAACAGCTGCCGCGAGTTGCTGTTGCAACTCAACGACGGCACGCAGCACAAGGCCAATTTCAATTTCAGGCTTAAATAG
- a CDS encoding dockerin type I domain-containing protein: protein MKMCRNSSSTLKQYVIKIWLLVASIVLVLPTFSICEAQETRDVRSDSPAPSTALSAATANRTSPFDPPTSDVFIADNGNGLDTGCTFNTDAGHPLVIEVVIDKFVGDVDADGYLIDPSAFITAGIIPAKVAVKMPAYDVDVTGGPPAEKDEVLFNGESVGFLTGDNNIWKLNDFTIDIRKVKFPQRPGNGSSVTPVTNKIQINVDTLSSGSWCTAIDWVAMHIPIRPKLALKMSVGEGGNKVRQNTGEETIDVIYEQEFDQTCTVTTTTEAIDEYPFSGFTGGGSPNLKAKIKTCPENSIDPPEVSVEWTISGGGSDSKTWSGFEGDFPVAVPDKIGSYLVNFTYTVNDNKNNHQETLGASRKLFATKASPNDNVNPPRRAWYEKATAWAAGKSDEAAIHAAVLQGVYSFGGANWQYSTYPQCRDWSGMVNDPITCTQADCYLFSDVFSAMSKTLGVDGMYREIQRGSLEKGFLTVLGQQSIDPLFRGNAKAFEGTVYDRYRFLDHSLRRYNNNFYDATFNKIYSTKNEFVAFNQTGETLADANGPYLVTVEGAKIYQLPGQAPASPGADWDNYSYLLPPAPLSTSALIANAEATVGGLQFPDTANYRLIDTENDGIYEALAVDVDVEITQAGSYTIGCELRKNGQLITSGQYHSSADCTKTLIAESGKQTVTLMFSGEEIFRSGQDGPYDLNLSVLGETNTKSLQTPNYDHQTFGELLAYITGAHDEGVDENGDGMLEGLRVTMDLIVRASGNYRFAGSLYKDGKPSISNAYADDVMLTAGQTQYSFVFPGLPLRRSGLNGPYDGGLSLEESSGEGNRYAVGFKFVTQPYQFQNFASVFELVDGSVADKGVDNNGNGLFDLLNVTVDASFSQAATYLLESQLELTSTSGTYHTSSISQSITVTPGIRQLSFDFDGAYIFKRQIDGPYRAEVVLKDPETHKVIDRLQLPQETKSYSYTEFDPNQATVPAIVLTGSSSNRGVDTDGDGLFNQLQVEVGVKLKTSGTYVWSARLVDSTGTEIGFYTHQLDLSAGDAQISFVFDGSRIGTNGQDGPYFVKDLLIAGPSGSNLVSFDLATTYAYKASEFEGFVPPKIRGDLNGDSLVDDLDIALLKNALGSKVGDPKFNPDADLYRDERINGKDLQILLDLTN, encoded by the coding sequence ATGAAAATGTGTAGAAACTCCTCGTCTACCCTGAAACAGTACGTGATAAAGATATGGCTGCTGGTTGCATCCATCGTGCTGGTATTACCAACTTTTTCAATATGCGAGGCGCAAGAAACGAGAGACGTTCGAAGCGACAGCCCCGCGCCCAGTACAGCACTTTCGGCTGCCACGGCCAATCGAACTTCCCCTTTTGATCCGCCAACAAGCGATGTTTTCATTGCCGACAATGGCAATGGACTGGATACGGGATGTACCTTTAATACAGACGCAGGTCATCCTTTAGTTATTGAAGTCGTTATCGACAAATTTGTCGGCGATGTCGATGCTGACGGCTATTTGATCGACCCGTCAGCGTTTATTACTGCTGGTATCATTCCTGCGAAAGTCGCAGTTAAGATGCCTGCTTATGATGTCGATGTTACTGGCGGTCCGCCAGCGGAAAAAGACGAAGTACTGTTCAACGGTGAAAGTGTAGGTTTTCTGACAGGAGATAATAATATTTGGAAACTAAATGATTTCACTATCGACATTCGAAAAGTGAAATTTCCTCAGCGGCCGGGTAATGGCTCTAGCGTAACGCCAGTTACCAACAAAATTCAAATCAATGTCGATACGTTAAGTAGCGGAAGCTGGTGTACAGCCATCGACTGGGTGGCGATGCACATCCCTATCCGCCCAAAATTGGCTCTTAAGATGTCGGTCGGCGAAGGTGGTAATAAAGTTCGACAAAATACCGGCGAGGAAACGATTGATGTTATTTATGAGCAAGAGTTTGATCAAACATGCACCGTGACAACTACGACAGAAGCCATCGACGAATATCCTTTCTCGGGTTTTACCGGGGGTGGCAGCCCCAATTTGAAAGCTAAAATCAAGACTTGCCCCGAGAACAGCATCGACCCGCCCGAAGTATCAGTCGAATGGACCATTAGCGGGGGTGGCAGTGACTCCAAGACATGGTCAGGTTTTGAGGGTGATTTTCCAGTGGCTGTGCCGGATAAAATAGGCAGTTATCTGGTGAATTTCACTTATACAGTAAATGACAATAAAAATAATCATCAGGAAACCCTCGGTGCCAGTCGAAAACTGTTTGCGACCAAAGCCAGCCCAAATGATAACGTTAATCCGCCTCGCCGTGCCTGGTACGAAAAAGCGACCGCGTGGGCTGCCGGAAAATCGGACGAGGCCGCGATACATGCTGCGGTACTTCAGGGCGTTTATAGCTTTGGCGGAGCCAACTGGCAGTACTCAACGTATCCTCAATGCCGTGACTGGAGCGGAATGGTCAATGATCCGATCACCTGCACGCAGGCCGATTGCTACCTGTTCAGCGATGTATTTAGCGCAATGTCGAAAACACTGGGGGTGGACGGAATGTACAGGGAAATACAAAGAGGCTCGCTAGAAAAAGGCTTTTTAACAGTTCTGGGGCAGCAATCAATCGACCCTCTCTTCAGGGGGAATGCTAAAGCATTCGAAGGTACCGTTTATGACCGATATAGATTCTTAGATCACAGCTTACGCCGATATAACAATAATTTCTATGACGCTACCTTCAACAAGATTTATTCTACAAAGAATGAGTTTGTTGCTTTTAACCAAACCGGAGAGACGCTGGCGGATGCCAACGGGCCTTACTTGGTTACCGTTGAAGGCGCGAAAATTTATCAATTGCCAGGCCAAGCACCGGCATCTCCAGGAGCTGATTGGGATAATTATAGTTATTTGTTGCCACCGGCTCCCCTCTCCACTTCTGCACTAATCGCGAATGCAGAGGCAACCGTAGGCGGGCTCCAATTCCCGGATACCGCAAATTATCGCCTGATAGATACTGAAAACGACGGCATCTATGAGGCCCTTGCTGTCGATGTCGATGTCGAGATTACCCAGGCGGGTTCCTATACCATAGGGTGCGAATTAAGGAAAAACGGCCAGTTAATTACCAGCGGCCAGTATCATTCTTCAGCTGACTGCACGAAAACCTTGATAGCCGAATCCGGAAAGCAAACGGTAACGCTGATGTTCTCGGGTGAAGAAATCTTCCGTTCCGGTCAAGACGGTCCCTACGACCTCAATCTCTCAGTCTTAGGCGAAACGAACACAAAAAGTCTGCAAACGCCAAATTATGATCATCAAACTTTCGGAGAGCTTCTCGCATACATTACCGGAGCGCACGATGAGGGGGTAGATGAGAATGGTGATGGGATGTTAGAGGGTCTCCGTGTGACGATGGATCTCATTGTTCGCGCAAGTGGTAATTACCGTTTTGCAGGGTCTTTGTATAAAGATGGCAAGCCCTCAATAAGTAACGCTTATGCCGACGATGTCATGCTTACGGCCGGGCAGACGCAGTATAGTTTTGTGTTTCCCGGTTTACCGTTGCGTCGGTCCGGCCTGAATGGACCATATGATGGAGGGTTGTCGCTTGAAGAAAGCAGCGGCGAAGGCAATCGCTATGCGGTAGGTTTCAAATTTGTCACCCAGCCTTATCAGTTTCAAAACTTCGCCTCCGTGTTTGAACTGGTGGACGGTTCCGTTGCCGATAAAGGGGTTGATAACAATGGCAATGGGCTGTTCGACCTCCTTAATGTCACCGTTGATGCCAGTTTTTCCCAAGCAGCGACTTATCTGTTGGAAAGTCAGCTCGAACTGACGAGCACCTCGGGAACCTACCATACATCAAGTATTTCACAATCAATCACGGTAACACCTGGGATTCGGCAATTGAGTTTTGATTTTGACGGAGCTTATATTTTCAAACGTCAAATTGACGGCCCATACCGGGCGGAAGTTGTCCTTAAGGATCCTGAAACTCACAAAGTAATTGACAGGCTTCAGCTTCCGCAAGAGACTAAAAGCTATTCGTATACCGAGTTTGACCCCAATCAAGCGACTGTTCCAGCCATCGTGCTGACGGGCTCTTCGAGCAATCGAGGGGTCGACACCGATGGAGACGGCTTGTTCAACCAACTACAAGTTGAGGTAGGGGTAAAACTGAAAACGAGCGGCACCTACGTTTGGAGCGCCCGCTTAGTCGATTCAACAGGTACGGAAATCGGTTTTTATACGCATCAACTGGATTTAAGTGCCGGCGATGCCCAGATAAGCTTTGTCTTTGACGGCAGCAGAATCGGTACTAATGGTCAAGACGGTCCTTACTTCGTAAAAGATTTATTGATAGCTGGCCCCAGCGGCAGCAACTTGGTCAGCTTCGATCTAGCCACGACTTATGCTTACAAGGCCAGCGAGTTTGAAGGATTCGTTCCGCCTAAAATACGCGGGGATCTCAATGGCGATAGCCTGGTTGATGATCTTGACATCGCGTTGTTAAAAAATGCCCTGGGCAGTAAAGTCGGCGACCCGAAATTCAATCCGGATGCGGACCTGTATCGGGATGAACGGATTAATGGCAAAGACCTGCAAATCTTGCTCGACTTGACTAATTAG
- a CDS encoding recombinase family protein, with product MNIGYARVSTRDQTVALQVDALKEVGCAKVYTEVISGAATERPILAKLLEEVRPGDIVVVWKLDRLGRSLKHLVETVNLLLQRDVGIKSLNDPIDTTTPQGRLVFNLFASLAEFERDVIRERTQAGLSAARARGRIGGRPKGLPQKALSTACAAETLYREGKLSAQQIAEHLHISKSTLYAYLRHRGVPLGVSRAVR from the coding sequence ATGAATATTGGTTACGCCCGCGTCAGCACCCGCGATCAGACCGTAGCGCTTCAGGTCGATGCGCTAAAGGAGGTGGGCTGCGCCAAGGTTTACACGGAAGTCATCAGCGGCGCGGCGACCGAGCGGCCGATATTGGCCAAGCTACTCGAAGAGGTGCGACCGGGTGACATCGTGGTGGTTTGGAAACTGGATCGTCTGGGGCGTTCGCTCAAGCATCTGGTTGAGACCGTCAATCTGCTGTTACAGCGGGATGTCGGCATCAAGAGCCTCAATGATCCAATCGACACCACAACGCCGCAAGGACGTCTGGTGTTTAATCTTTTCGCTTCCTTGGCCGAATTTGAACGCGATGTGATTCGCGAGCGCACGCAAGCCGGTCTTTCCGCCGCCCGCGCACGTGGACGCATCGGCGGACGCCCGAAAGGCTTGCCGCAGAAAGCCCTATCCACCGCTTGCGCCGCCGAAACACTGTACCGTGAAGGCAAGCTCAGCGCCCAGCAAATTGCCGAGCATCTGCATATTTCCAAGAGCACTTTATACGCCTATCTGCGCCATCGCGGCGTACCCCTCGGCGTATCGAGAGCGGTTCGGTAG
- a CDS encoding ISAs1 family transposase: MLTHFPSIKDPRVNRQKKHQLQDIFFISLCAVICGADNWVAIEEFGLAKEDWFTELLGLEHGIPSHDTFGEVYAAIDTDQFSDCFSRWVSDLARLTDGEVIAIDGKCLRRSVDKASKKAAIYMVSAWAQQNNLVLGQVKVDDKSNEITAIPKLLSRLDIAGAVVTIDAMGCQKKIAEQIKQQGGDYVLSLKGNQGTLHEDVLTFFTSSLSPAVASVSYDGEHGRIETRSLRATADIAWLQERHGWKGLQSIIAVTAKREIDNKVTEETRYFISSLDAHDPKRLERAVRAHWAIENNLHWVLDIAFDEDSNRTRKGHSAANLAVIRHIALNLTKAEKTSKVGVKIKRLKAGWDNDYLLCVIGMI; encoded by the coding sequence ATCTTAACGCATTTTCCGAGCATTAAAGACCCTAGGGTTAACCGGCAAAAGAAGCATCAACTGCAAGATATATTCTTTATCAGCCTCTGCGCAGTGATTTGCGGAGCGGATAACTGGGTTGCGATTGAAGAATTTGGCTTAGCCAAAGAGGACTGGTTCACTGAATTGCTGGGATTAGAGCATGGCATCCCTTCGCACGACACCTTCGGTGAAGTGTATGCGGCCATTGATACCGACCAGTTTAGCGACTGCTTTTCCCGTTGGGTATCTGATTTAGCCCGTCTCACCGACGGGGAAGTCATTGCGATCGACGGCAAGTGCTTAAGGCGGAGCGTGGACAAAGCCTCAAAAAAAGCCGCGATCTATATGGTCAGCGCATGGGCGCAACAAAATAACCTGGTTTTAGGGCAGGTCAAAGTCGATGACAAATCGAATGAAATTACGGCCATTCCGAAGTTATTGTCACGGCTGGATATAGCGGGGGCCGTGGTGACTATCGATGCGATGGGGTGCCAAAAGAAGATAGCCGAGCAGATTAAACAGCAAGGTGGTGACTATGTGTTGAGCCTGAAAGGCAACCAGGGTACTCTGCATGAGGATGTCCTTACCTTTTTTACCTCGTCGTTATCGCCGGCAGTCGCCTCTGTCAGTTATGACGGCGAGCATGGCCGAATCGAAACGCGCTCGCTTCGAGCAACCGCCGACATTGCTTGGCTGCAAGAGCGGCATGGCTGGAAAGGCTTGCAAAGTATTATCGCCGTCACGGCCAAAAGAGAAATCGATAACAAAGTAACCGAGGAAACGCGCTATTTTATCAGCAGTCTGGATGCCCATGATCCGAAGCGATTGGAGCGTGCGGTGCGAGCACACTGGGCGATTGAAAATAATCTTCATTGGGTGCTTGATATCGCCTTTGATGAGGACAGCAATCGAACGCGGAAAGGACATAGTGCGGCGAACTTGGCGGTGATCCGGCATATTGCCCTGAACCTGACCAAAGCTGAAAAAACGTCTAAGGTGGGAGTGAAAATCAAGCGCTTAAAGGCCGGATGGGATAACGATTATTTACTCTGTGTCATCGGGATGATTTAA
- a CDS encoding PKD domain-containing protein, producing the protein MDSKKAALFAILGAILVTPLAAESWPIKHFKRGSHFQLHDLPAGRFRDRLSGLPDHVRDRVLGNLDNISFTEIDLAHLRVNDQGDVFYADLFEAPDTTSAVARPSAASSANIAMTEPDVFALHSLPGSKNVIYLDFNGRDIVGTTWNSDYPKNTVLKAKEFTSDNDNAHFSTAELLQIAEVWHQVAEDFAPFAVDVTTEEPAVFGPTTGTILITSDVDSNGVAMPAYQQASGASSLDVWGNRDYASYYSPAFVYYNATGLDPTNIALIASHEMGHNLGLAHDGYSNGGSQLDYYAGSGWGASSWAPIMGSGYNKSVTEWNNGDYPGATQTQDDTAIIAEKLGYRPDDHDGITPLVIALDGSIQSTNPETDPNNTIPYNKGIIGTRDDVDYFMLDAAGSINLIATPAWEAFYSPDRRGTNLDIKLALYDWNGNKLAESDSQTDTDATITTSLQPGHYLLAVEGVGNFVTAYSDYGSLGQYFFTGNVAVPPPMAKASVSKQKGKSKYTLSFSSDGTVDPANAALTYLWDFGDGFSSNQKTHEHVYCSPGAYRVRLFVTNTTGLTGQSILTHTIAGKPTTKKSAACKTHQVGDAYWLGLDTRGVNDAPVAWASGSKVAKKSKFSILFSSEGSGDVDGDAPSYVWDFGDGSTSAEKNHEHAYCAPGTYTVTLKVTDPHGLSGQKVFTQVIKGSKPTAKSLADCQAHAGASEDGRE; encoded by the coding sequence ATGGACAGCAAAAAAGCAGCCTTATTTGCCATCTTGGGTGCCATTCTCGTTACCCCATTGGCCGCTGAATCCTGGCCGATTAAGCATTTCAAGCGCGGATCGCATTTCCAGCTTCATGATCTTCCCGCAGGGCGGTTTCGGGATAGGCTGTCGGGACTTCCTGATCATGTTAGAGACCGGGTGTTGGGAAACCTTGACAACATCTCCTTTACCGAAATTGATTTAGCGCATCTTCGCGTTAACGATCAGGGGGATGTGTTTTACGCTGATCTATTCGAAGCGCCGGATACTACCTCCGCAGTTGCTCGGCCGAGCGCTGCATCATCGGCAAACATCGCCATGACCGAGCCTGATGTCTTTGCTTTGCATAGCTTGCCTGGCTCAAAGAACGTGATTTACCTGGATTTCAACGGGCGCGATATTGTCGGCACGACCTGGAATAGCGATTACCCTAAAAACACGGTGTTAAAGGCCAAGGAGTTCACTTCCGATAACGACAATGCGCATTTTAGTACGGCGGAATTACTCCAGATCGCCGAAGTTTGGCACCAAGTTGCCGAAGACTTCGCGCCGTTCGCTGTTGACGTGACCACCGAAGAGCCGGCTGTGTTCGGCCCGACGACGGGAACCATTCTGATTACGAGCGACGTCGATAGTAATGGCGTCGCTATGCCGGCATACCAGCAAGCTTCCGGCGCGTCTAGTCTTGATGTCTGGGGGAATCGCGATTATGCCAGCTATTATTCGCCCGCATTCGTGTATTACAACGCTACGGGTCTGGATCCTACGAATATCGCGCTGATCGCTTCGCATGAAATGGGACACAATTTAGGGCTTGCGCATGACGGTTACTCGAATGGCGGCTCCCAGCTGGACTATTATGCCGGCAGTGGCTGGGGAGCGTCTTCCTGGGCGCCCATCATGGGATCGGGCTATAACAAAAGCGTCACCGAATGGAATAACGGCGACTACCCAGGCGCCACGCAAACCCAGGACGACACGGCCATCATCGCCGAAAAACTCGGCTATCGCCCTGATGACCACGACGGCATTACGCCTTTGGTTATCGCTTTAGACGGCAGCATTCAGTCCACCAACCCGGAAACCGACCCGAATAATACAATACCTTATAACAAGGGCATTATCGGAACCCGCGACGATGTGGATTACTTCATGTTGGATGCGGCCGGCTCGATCAACCTGATCGCAACGCCCGCATGGGAAGCGTTTTATTCGCCGGATCGGCGCGGAACCAATCTGGATATCAAGCTTGCCTTGTATGATTGGAACGGCAATAAACTAGCCGAAAGTGATTCCCAAACCGACACCGATGCCACGATCACCACATCGCTTCAGCCGGGCCACTATCTGTTAGCCGTTGAAGGGGTAGGCAATTTTGTGACCGCCTATTCCGATTACGGCAGTCTCGGCCAATATTTCTTTACCGGCAATGTCGCGGTGCCGCCGCCGATGGCCAAGGCTTCCGTGTCAAAGCAAAAGGGCAAATCGAAATATACATTAAGTTTCTCAAGCGACGGCACGGTGGATCCCGCTAACGCAGCCTTAACCTACCTTTGGGATTTTGGCGATGGTTTTTCCTCGAATCAAAAGACCCATGAGCATGTTTATTGCTCTCCAGGCGCTTACCGGGTCAGATTGTTCGTGACGAATACGACCGGCCTGACGGGACAAAGCATACTGACGCATACGATTGCAGGCAAGCCGACAACAAAGAAATCCGCCGCTTGCAAGACGCATCAGGTTGGCGATGCTTACTGGTTGGGTTTGGATACCCGTGGCGTAAATGACGCTCCGGTAGCCTGGGCGTCAGGCAGCAAAGTAGCGAAGAAATCCAAGTTCTCCATCCTGTTTTCGAGCGAAGGCAGCGGCGACGTGGATGGCGATGCGCCGTCTTATGTGTGGGACTTTGGCGATGGTTCCACCTCGGCCGAAAAGAACCATGAACACGCTTACTGCGCGCCGGGAACTTACACCGTGACACTGAAGGTGACCGACCCGCACGGTTTGTCAGGCCAGAAGGTGTTTACGCAGGTGATCAAAGGCAGCAAGCCCACGGCTAAATCCCTGGCGGATTGTCAAGCCCATGCCGGGGCGTCAGAGGATGGGCGTGAGTGA
- a CDS encoding ExeA family protein translates to MLSDIRNHYGLIREMSSLSQVAYFETTQLQQVVTELKLAIKDSKLIVLAGMVGTGKTAMLQKIQDLLEQDKAILTANSLALDVSQVTPATLVQTLFSDLAIDKDDPLPKSVGLRERALRELIRKRKKPVALFIDDAHQLPSKTLIALKRLMEIVRSGKGTLSVVLAGHPKLKNDLLRPSMEEIGARTTFFELNSFGHDKKKYVYWLLDQVTAAETQLDTLITDAAVTLLCEKLTTPLQFELYLTRAFEEAFRVGQKPVDADTIQDILAPDLDGLEARLTRNGYNVRLLTDILTAKPKEIRSFLSGQLPPERTQELHDQLLAAGVLL, encoded by the coding sequence ATGCTGAGTGACATTAGAAACCACTATGGCCTCATCCGGGAAATGAGTTCGCTTAGCCAGGTCGCCTATTTCGAAACGACCCAATTACAACAAGTCGTCACCGAACTCAAGCTGGCCATCAAGGACAGCAAGCTCATCGTACTGGCCGGCATGGTCGGTACCGGTAAGACGGCGATGCTGCAAAAAATCCAGGACTTACTGGAACAAGATAAAGCCATCTTGACTGCCAATTCCTTAGCTTTGGATGTTAGCCAAGTCACACCCGCAACGCTGGTACAGACATTATTCAGCGATCTGGCCATCGATAAGGATGACCCCCTGCCTAAGTCGGTTGGGCTCCGAGAACGGGCGTTGCGCGAGTTGATTCGCAAAAGGAAAAAACCGGTCGCCTTGTTCATTGATGACGCTCACCAGCTGCCGAGCAAGACCCTGATTGCCCTAAAACGCTTGATGGAAATCGTGCGGAGCGGCAAAGGGACCCTGTCCGTGGTGTTGGCCGGGCACCCAAAGCTCAAGAACGACTTGCTGCGCCCGTCAATGGAAGAAATTGGCGCACGAACGACGTTTTTCGAACTGAACAGCTTCGGGCACGACAAGAAAAAGTACGTGTACTGGTTGCTCGATCAAGTCACGGCAGCAGAAACCCAGCTGGATACTTTAATCACCGATGCTGCCGTGACATTACTCTGCGAGAAATTGACGACACCGTTACAGTTTGAGCTTTATTTGACGCGCGCTTTCGAGGAGGCCTTCCGAGTCGGACAAAAACCGGTCGACGCCGATACCATTCAAGATATTTTGGCGCCTGACCTGGATGGGTTGGAAGCACGTCTGACGCGTAACGGTTACAACGTCAGGTTGTTGACCGACATACTCACCGCCAAACCCAAGGAAATCCGCTCGTTCCTGAGCGGTCAATTACCGCCTGAACGAACCCAAGAACTCCACGATCAATTGCTGGCTGCCGGCGTATTACTGTAA